Proteins encoded together in one Dasypus novemcinctus isolate mDasNov1 chromosome 9, mDasNov1.1.hap2, whole genome shotgun sequence window:
- the LMO4 gene encoding LIM domain transcription factor LMO4 isoform X3, with protein sequence MVNPGSSSQPPPVTAGSLSWKRCAGCGGKIADRFLLYAMDSYWHSRCLKCSCCQAQLGDIGTSCYTKSGMILCRNDYIRLFGNSGACSACGQSIPASELVMRAQGNVYHLKCFTCSTCRNRLVPGDRFHYINGSLFCEHDRPTALINGHLNSLQSNPLLPDQKVC encoded by the exons ATGGTGAATCCGGGCAGCAGCTCGCAGCCGCCCCCGGTGACGGCCGGCTCCCTCTCTTGGAAGCGGTGCGCAGGCTGCGGGGGCAAGATTGCGGACCGCTTTCTGCTCTATGCCATGGACAGCTACTGGCACAGCCGGTGCCTCAAGTGCTCTTGCTGCCAGGCGCAGCTGGGCGACATCGGCACGTCCTGTTATACCAAGAGCGGCATGATCCTTTGCAGAAATGACTACATTAG GTTATTTGGGAATAGCGGTGCTTGCAGTGCTTGCGGACAGTCGATTCCTGCGAGTGAACTCGTCATGAGGGCGCAAGGCAATGTGTATCATCTTAAG TGTTTTACATGCTCTACCTGCCGGAATCGCCTGGTCCCAGGAGATCGGTTTCACTACATCAATGGCAGTTTATTTTGTGAACATGATAGACCTACAGCTCTCATCAATGGCCATTTGAATTCACTCCAGAGCAATCCACTACTGCCCGACCAGAAG GTCTGCTAA
- the LMO4 gene encoding LIM domain transcription factor LMO4 isoform X2 has product MVNPGSSSQPPPVTAGSLSWKRCAGCGGKIADRFLLYAMDSYWHSRCLKCSCCQAQLGDIGTSCYTKSGMILCRNDYIRLFGNSGACSACGQSIPASELVMRAQGNVYHLKCFTCSTCRNRLVPGDRFHYINGSLFCEHDRPTALINGHLNSLQSNPLLPDQKGWFQHYTSRWDSWAQK; this is encoded by the exons ATGGTGAATCCGGGCAGCAGCTCGCAGCCGCCCCCGGTGACGGCCGGCTCCCTCTCTTGGAAGCGGTGCGCAGGCTGCGGGGGCAAGATTGCGGACCGCTTTCTGCTCTATGCCATGGACAGCTACTGGCACAGCCGGTGCCTCAAGTGCTCTTGCTGCCAGGCGCAGCTGGGCGACATCGGCACGTCCTGTTATACCAAGAGCGGCATGATCCTTTGCAGAAATGACTACATTAG GTTATTTGGGAATAGCGGTGCTTGCAGTGCTTGCGGACAGTCGATTCCTGCGAGTGAACTCGTCATGAGGGCGCAAGGCAATGTGTATCATCTTAAG TGTTTTACATGCTCTACCTGCCGGAATCGCCTGGTCCCAGGAGATCGGTTTCACTACATCAATGGCAGTTTATTTTGTGAACATGATAGACCTACAGCTCTCATCAATGGCCATTTGAATTCACTCCAGAGCAATCCACTACTGCCCGACCAGAAG